The sequence below is a genomic window from bacterium 336/3.
CTTCTTCCTTTTCTTTTCTTTTTTCTTCAAGTTCTTTTTTTATTTTTTCAAAATAGGCGTACTCTGGATCTGAAGTATTGGCATTTTTCTCAAATTTCTTTGACAAACGTACATATTCACGAGTAAGTTCATAGCTGTCTTGTGCTACATTTTTGCCATCTTTACCACCCAAGAAACTCCAACCATTTACATCATCTATAAATCCATTGTTATCGTCATCTTTGCCATTACCTGCAATTTCTTTTGTGTTTTTCCAGATTTTACCTTTCAAATCTTCATGGGCGATATCCACACCTGAATCAATTACGGCAACAATAATGGTTCTGCCTTTTTTCTTCTTGATAAGCTCACTATATACTTTTTCAGAACTTACACCACGAACATTATCTTTTTTAGGGTCAAGATTGAACCAATTTTCAGGAGCTTTTTTCGTATCTTGGGCTTGTAGGGAAATTGTTCCCATTACCAAAGCCGTAGAGAGTAAAAATTTCAACTTCATCTTTTATAATTTTAAGATTTATAATTCAAAACTACTATTTTTATTCAAAAACAGAATATTTTTTATATATTTTGTACAATTTTTGCAGAAATATATGTATCTATACACATCAATCAGCAACTTTTATGCAACCTTATAGCAAACGCTATACTATTTTTAAATATTGTTTAAATATTTTTTTTCTATGCCTTTTTGTAGGTAGTAATAGCTATGCTCAAAAGACAAAAAAAAATATACAAGATATCATAGAACAGGGCGAAGCAGAGTGGGAGGTATCCAACTACAAAGAATCTATTGTTTGGTTTACAAAGGCTATTCAAGCCGACTCAACCAATGGCGAAGTATTTTTCAAAAGAGCAAAATCATATATACTTGCTGAAGAATATCAAAAAGCAGAAAGAGACTTATACATCGCAGATAGTTTGCAATATAAACAAATAGAAACACCTTTTTATTGGGGATTGATATATTTTAAACAAGAACAATTTGAAAAGGCTCTTTCTTTCTTTGAACAGGCATTTCAAAAAGGCTACCAAAATGACTCTTTTTATGCATATCTAGCTGAAACATATACTTCCTTAAATAAAAATAAGGAAGCTCATGAGTTTTATGATAAAGCCATTGCTCTCAATGCCACAGATATAGATTTGTATTGGCTTAGAGCAAATTTTTATGTAAAACAAGAAGAACATGCCAAAGCCCTTGCTGATCTGGATAAGATTACAACTTTACAATCACGTTATTGGAAAGCATATCAATTAAAAGCAGATATTTACTTTTGGCAAAACAAAGATACTCAGAGCCTTGAAAATAGATTGTTGTATTTTAAATACTTACCTGACAAGAAAAAAATAACATCTTCTGATTATAGCATTATAGCCATGAATTATGCTGCAAACAAGCAATTTGCTAAATCAGTGGAGTATAGTACCAAAGCCATTGAGTTGAATAAAGAAAATCAGGAATATTATTTTGAAAGAGCAACTTATTATATTCAAATAAAGAATTATCAAAAAGCCCTTACAGATTGTCAGAAAGCTATTGAATTAGATGGAGAAGATATAGTTTATTTTAGGCAAAGAGCGTTTCTATATAGAATACTTAAAAAATATACAGAAGCTCTTGCTGATTATGAATTCTTAGCTCAGCAAGATGAAAAAGATGCTGAAAATCATTACTATGTAGCTGAAATAAAATATTTGCTTAAAAAAGAACCCAAAGAATTTCAAATAGATGTACAAACTGCATTTCAATTGGGTTACCCCAAAGAGCAAATGCATTTAGAATTGCAAAAATATGCAGAACGAAAATTAGGAATGGCTCGATTTTTCAAAAGGAAAACAAAATCTTAAAATACAAAACATAATACCAAAACAATTAAACATTTAACTTTATCCTAATTAAATCGTATGAAGCAATTATTCCTTTATTTAGCTCTGATAATCTTTTTCGCATCTTGTGGTGAAAAAGAAAAGAAAGTAGAAAAAAAACAAGAAGTAGTTATCAATGAAAATATACCCATTGATACGATGGGAGCTTGGGTACGCCTTGTTATGAAAGAAAGCAAAGGAGTAATGCGTGGCTTTGAATTGGGAGATGCTTTAGATTCCATTAAAAAATATGAAAAAGCTAAAATTCATGATGAAAGCCAAGATAAAAAATTTATTACCTATACAATAGATTTTGATGATGATTTCGTAGATATTACCTACCAATATAATGAACAAAAAAAGATAAAAACAATCAGAATAAATGCAGTAGTAAATGGAATGGAAAGCTTTTTAGAAGATTTTTCTAAATTCTATGATATTCGCTATGGAGTAGGAAAAACCCTCAATGATAGCACCCGTTCTTGGAAAAGTAAAAAAGGTTATCAAGTTAAATTGATTAAAAAGAAAAAAGAATCTGGAGCTGTTATTATCATTGAGTAAAATTTATTGAGTTTATGGATGAGTTTGTTAAATATGAAACAGAACTCTCTCCTGATGGTTATGACCTGATGGTAGTGGCATCTTTAATGGGTGAAGTATTTGATATAGAACTTATAAAGCGTTTTAAAAATTGGGATAATATTGAACTTCTTCTTGAAGAATGTTTAAGTAAGCAGATTATAGATTCAGAGGAACATGACAATCAATTGATTTTTAAATTTCAACTTCATCATGTTTATCAATACTTCAAGAAACAAGTATCACAAATCAGGAATATAGAACTTTTACGACAAGTAGTTTCCCTTCAAAGTAAAGAATATGCCATTGCAGAAACAAGAATCAAGGATTTTATTCAAAAAAATTATGATGGAGTAAATATTCTGAAGTATTTATTAAACCATAAATCTATTATTGAAGGTATTTGGAAGGAAGCACTTCCTCTCATTAGTGAAAATCTTTATAAAATCGTTCATGCTCATCAAATCAGCATTTGGGCATATCAAGATAACAACAACAGTATTCAATGTATAGAAATGTATGATACTGAAAAGCACCTGCATTTACATATAGAGGGCAAACCTGAAGGTGTTCTTTGGGCTAAAGATCATCCTCATTATTTTGAAAAACTGGCAAGTGGTCAGATCATTGTAGCCAATAATGCTAGAACAAATGCAGCCACCTACGAGCTAACAGAACGTTATTTTAAACCTATGAATGTCTATGCTTTGCTAGATGTTCCCTTTTTTTTGAATGGTAAATTAGCTGGAGTAATTTGCTTTGAGAATAAAATTCCAAAAGTTTGGAGTCCACATGAAATATTTTTTGCTTTGAGTATAGGAGCATTTATTTCTCTAACTTATCAAGCACTTCAAAGAAAACGTTCTGAAAATATGCTTCGAGAAGCAAATGAGTATCTCTCTAAGCTTAATAAAGAGGTTTACGAGAAGAATCAACAACTTCAAAAAGCAAATAATGATATCCAAGAAACGAATGAGAATCTTGAAAAAATAGTAGAACAAAGAACCCAAAATTTGCAATTAAGTAATGCTCAATTGACAGCTCTTAATGAAGAATTAGATACGTTTTTTTATCATGCTGCCCATGATTTGCGTCGCCCACTAACAAATATTTTGGGTTTGTTGGAATTGGGTAAAATGCATGAACCCAGCTCTGAAATGATACAATTGTTTGTATATATCAACGAAACAGTGATGGGAATGGATGCCATGCTCCGTAAATTAATTAGCTTGAGTGCTATTACGGTCAGACAACCTATATTAGAAAAAATTAATTTTGAGGAAATGATAAGTCTTATTCAAAATGACTTGGAGAGACTTATTGTAAAAAAGGAAATTTGTTTTGAAGTTTCCATAGAACCCAATCTTCATTATATATCTCAAACAGAGGCTGTAAAAGGTATTTTGTCAAATTTAATTGAAAATGGACTGATATTCAGTCATTCACAGGGAGATAGTTTTGTAAAATTATCTATTTACAAACAGAATGAGCATATTTTTATAAAAGCAGAAGACAATGGAATAGGAATTGCCCAAGAATATCACCAACAAATATTTCAATTGTTTTTTAGAGGTCATATCTTATCACAAGGCAATGGTTTAGGGCTGTATATTGTTAAAAAAGCAGTTGAACAATTGCAAGGTTTTATTTATGTAGAAAGTGAAGTGAAAAAGGGTAGTATATTCACTATAAAACTGCCTTATATTTTTTGATAAAAATTAAAAAAATATAGAAATATTACATGTAGATTTTATTTTCTTTTCAAGACTTTTTTATAGATAAAAAGTCTTTTTTTTATGTCATATCCTTAAAATATATTTTTGAGTTATTTATGTTTTTATGCATTAAAAATCTGATAAACAGGTAATTGTATAAAATATATCATAATTTTGAAATATTATTTGGTGCTTTGATTTTTGACAATTTTTTAAATATGTTTTTGCTGAAAAAACAAAATTTTAAATTATTTTTTTTGGAAATTACAAAATGTTACATTTTATTTGCAATGCTTAATAAAACAACATTCTTTTAAATCATTTCTTATGAAAAAATTTATAGCCCTCGGCTTTGCAGCATTTATGGCTGGTGCGACCTACGCACAACGTTCTTGCCACAGTATGGAGGTTTTGGAGCATAACAAGCAACACGACCACCAATTAGAACAAAGAATGAATCAAATAGAGCGTAATACAGAAAGTTTTATTCAGAATAGAGCAAATCAGCGTGTTACTGGTGTTGTGAGAATTCCCGTGGTAGTTCACGTAATTTATAATACATCTGTTGCTGCTGAAAACATCAGTGATGCTCAAATTCAATCACAAATCGCTGTTTTAAATGAAGATTTTAGAAAAACTAATGGAGATGTAAGCCAAGTTCCATCTTTGTTTGCTCCATTGGCTGTTGATACAGAAGTTGAATTTTTCTTAGCTACAACAAGCCCAACAGGTACAGCTACAACAGGTATTACAAGAAAATCATCTACAAGAGCTTCTTGGGGTACTGCTGATGCCATGAAATCAACTTCTCAAGGTGGAGTAGCCCCTTGGGATGCGACTCGTTACCTCAATATATGGGTATGTAATATTGGTGGAGGTATTTTAGGATATGCTCAATTCCCTGGTGGTAGCACTTCTACTGATGGGGTTGTAATTTCTCCTCAATATTTTGGTTCTTCCAGCAAAGGTACAGGCTTTTATTTGTCTGCTCCTTTTGATAAAGGTCGTACAGCAACACACGAAGTAGGTCACTGGTTAAACCTTCGTCATATTTGGGGTGATGCAAATTGTGGTAATGACTTTGTTACAGATACTCCTACACAACAAACTTCTAATGGTGGTTGTCCAACATTTCCTAAACCTACTTGTGGAAATACAAGTGATATGTGGATGAACTATATGGACTACACTGATGACCGTTGTATGTATATGTTCTCATCAGGACAAAAAGACCGTATGAGAGCAACTTTTGAAACTGGTGGTGGACGTTCTGGCTTTGTAAGTGGTACAACACCTCCTCCAACTTGTGCTACTCCTGCAAGCTTAACAACTTCTTCAATTACTTCTTCAGGTGCAACATTGAATTGGGGTACTGTTTCTGGTGCAGCTTCTTATGATGTAAGAATTAGAACTGTTGGAGCGACTACTTGGACAGACTTCCTAGGAAGAACAGGTACTTCTTTGGCTGTATCAAGCTTAACAGCTTCAACCAATTACGAATGGCAAATCAGAACAAATTGTTCAGGTTCTTCAAGTGCATATTCTTCAAGTGTTACCTTTACAAGCTCTGGAACTACAACTCCAACTTATTGTGCTTCAAGAGGTACAAACAATACTTATGAGTGGATTGACTTAGTATCATTAGGAAGTATCAATCGTACATCTGCAAGAGAAACAAATGGATATTTGAATACAGGACTTTCTACAAATTTAGTAAGAGGAACATCACAAACCATTTCTTATAGTGCTGCTTTCTCTTCAACTGCTTATACAGAATACTGGAAAGTGTATATTGACTGGAACAGAGATGGAGATTTCTTAGATGCTGGTGAAACAGTTGTAAATAGAACATCATCAAGCAGTGCAACACTAAGTTCAACATTTACTGTACCAAGTACAGCAGCTTTAGGGCAAACTCGTATGAGAGTATCTATGAGTGATGCAAGTCAAAGTTCTTGTACAACATTTACTTATGGAGAAGTAGAAGATTATACAATTAATGTTACTGCAACAGCAAGAGAAGATATCAACGCTCAATTAGAAAATACTTTTGGAGTAGAAATTTATCCAAACCCTGCAAATACAGTAGCTAATATCAAACTTTCAGGTGCTGAGGGCTCTAATAGCGTACAAATCTATGATATGGCAGGAAGAACAGTATTTACAGCTAATGTAGAAGGCAACAACGAATTATCAGTAGATTTGAGCCGTTTTGAAAAAGGCTTGTATATTATCAATATCACTACAGATAAAGGTACAACAGAAAGAAAGAAATTATTAGTTCAGAAATAAGAATTCTATATCAATAAAAAAGGTGCTAAAATTAGCACCTTTTTTTATTGTACAAATGTGTGTTGTTCTAAAGAAAAAGCAATGGGCTTATCATTAAACAATATTTTTGTTTTAGCCCAAGTGGATTGAAATAAATCTGATTTTCTGTAATTCTCTAAATGCTCAGGGCTTTCCCAATGGCTGTATGTACAAAAAATGTGTTTGTTATCAGCATCACAGAGCAACTCTAAATGTTTACAGCCTTCAAAATTGCGAATAAGGTGCTTACTTTGTTCAAAAATTTCTAAAAAATCATCTGTTTTATCTTTCTGAAAAAACATTCTGACAATACGTACAATCATAGACACTAAGTTTATAAACCAATTACCAAAAAAAATCGTTTTCTTTGCAAAGAAAATTATTTTTTGGAATACCTTATCTTTTATTTATGGAAAATAAACAACCAGCTAGTTCAATACATCTTGATACCATTGAAGAAGCTCTTGAAGCTCTTAAAAAAGGTGAAGTAATTATAGTAGTAGATGATGAAAATAGAGAGAATGAGGGAGATTTTATATGTACTGCAGAAACTATTACCCCTGAAATCGTGAATTTCATGGTGAAAGAGGCAAGAGGCTACTTGTGTGTAGCTCTCACTGAAGAACGTTGTGATGAACTTAAATTGGATATGATGGTGGGGCAAAATACAGATCCCAACAAAACAGCCTTTACAGTAACGGTAGATTTATTGGGGCATGGAAATACAACAGGTATTTCGGCTCAGGATAGAGCAAGAACCATCAAAGCTCTTGTGAATCCACAAACAAAACCAGAAGATTTAGGCAGACCTGGGCATATCAATCCATTAAAGGCTAGAAAAGGAGGTGTTCTAAGGAGAACAGGGCATACAGAAGCTACTGTGGATTTGGCTCGCTTGGCAGGTTTTCAGCCTGCTGGTGTACTCATAGAAGTGATGAATGAAGATGGTACTATGGCAAGACTTCCTGAGCTTAGACAAATAGCAGATAAATTTGGTTTAAAACTCATTTCTATTGAAGATTTGATTGCATACAGACTACAAAATGAAAGTCTTATTCGTTGTGAAATAGGAGTAGAAATGCCTACTACTTGGGGAGATTTTGATTTGGTTGCATATAGACAAGTCAATACTGAAGAAATTCATCTAGCCCTTGTAAAAGGTACTTGGGAAGAAAATGAACCTATATTGGTACGTGTACACTCTTCGTGTGTAACAGGTGATATTTTTGGCTCTTGTCGTTGTGATTGTGGACCACAACTCCACACAGCTATGAAAATGGTAGAAGAAGCAGGTAAAGGTATTGTCCTATATATGAATCAAGAGGGTAGAGGTATTGGACTTGTCAATAAATTAAAGGCTTATAAACTACAAGAACAGGGTTTGGATACT
It includes:
- a CDS encoding antibiotic biosynthesis monooxygenase, which encodes MIVRIVRMFFQKDKTDDFLEIFEQSKHLIRNFEGCKHLELLCDADNKHIFCTYSHWESPEHLENYRKSDLFQSTWAKTKILFNDKPIAFSLEQHTFVQ
- a CDS encoding 3,4-dihydroxy-2-butanone 4-phosphate synthase; amino-acid sequence: MENKQPASSIHLDTIEEALEALKKGEVIIVVDDENRENEGDFICTAETITPEIVNFMVKEARGYLCVALTEERCDELKLDMMVGQNTDPNKTAFTVTVDLLGHGNTTGISAQDRARTIKALVNPQTKPEDLGRPGHINPLKARKGGVLRRTGHTEATVDLARLAGFQPAGVLIEVMNEDGTMARLPELRQIADKFGLKLISIEDLIAYRLQNESLIRCEIGVEMPTTWGDFDLVAYRQVNTEEIHLALVKGTWEENEPILVRVHSSCVTGDIFGSCRCDCGPQLHTAMKMVEEAGKGIVLYMNQEGRGIGLVNKLKAYKLQEQGLDTVQANEALGFKMDTRDYGIGAQILRDLGVKKIKLISNNPKKRAGLVGYGLEIVDTVPIEITPNPHNQKYLETKRDKMGHNILKD